In the Camelus ferus isolate YT-003-E chromosome 34, BCGSAC_Cfer_1.0, whole genome shotgun sequence genome, one interval contains:
- the DDX47 gene encoding probable ATP-dependent RNA helicase DDX47 — MAALEEHGSPAEAAQTAVGEEETKTFKDLGVTDVLCEACDQLGWTKPTKIQIEAIPLALQGRDIIGLAETGSGKTGAFALPILNALLETPQRLFALVLTPTRELAFQISEQFEALGSSIGVQTAVIVGGIDSMSQSLALAKKPHIVIATPGRLIDHLENTKGFNLRALKYLVMDEADRILNMDFETEVDKILKVIPRDRKTFLFSATMTKKVQKLQRAALKNPVKCAVSSKYQTVEKLQQYYLFIPSKFKDTYLVYILNELAGNSFMIFCSTCNNTQRTALLLRNLGFTAIPLHGQMSQSKRLGSLNKFKAKARSILLATDVASRGLDIPHVDVVVNFDIPTHSKDYIHRVGRTARAGRSGKAITFVTQYDVELFQRIEHLIGKRLPVFPTQDDEVMMLTERVTEAQRFARMELREHGEKKKRTREDAGDNDDTEGAIGVRNKVAGGKMKKRKGR; from the exons ATGGCGGCGTTGGAGGAGCACGGTTCACCGGCCGAAGCGGCCCAGACGGCGGTAGGGGAGGAGGAAACGAAAACATTTAAAGACCTG GGTGTGACAGATGTGTTGTGTGAAGCCTGTGACCAGCTGGGATGGACAAAGCCCACCAAGATCCAGATTGAAGCTATTCCTTTGGCCTTACAAG GTCGTGATATCATTGGGCTGGCGGAAACTGGCTCTGGGAAGACAGGGGCCTTTGCTTTGCCCATTCTGAACGCACTGCTGGAGACGCCCCAGCGTTTGTTTGCCTTGGTTCTCACCCCCACTCGGGAGCTGGCCTTTCAGATCTCAGAGCAGTTTGAAGCCCTGGGGTCTTCCATTGGGGTGCAGACTG ctgTGATTGTAGGTGGAATTGATTCGATGTCCCAATCTCTAGCCCTGGCGAAAAAACCGCATATAGTAATAG CAACTCCTGGTCGCCTGATCGACCACTTGGAAAATACAAAAGGTTTCAATTTAAGAGCCCTCAAGTACTTGGTCATGGACGAAGCAGACCGAATACTGAATATGGACTTTGAGACAGAG GTTGACAAGATCCTAAAAGTGATTCCCCGCGATCGGAAAACGTTTCTCTTCTCTGCTACCATGACCAAGAAG GTGCAGAAACTCCAGCGAGCAGCACTGAAGAATCCTGTGAAATGTGCCGTTTCCTCTAAATACCAGACGGTTGAGAAGCTACAGCAGTATTACCTTTTTATTCCTTCTAAATTCAAG GATACGTACCTGGTTTATATTCTAAATGAACTGGCTGGAAACTCCTTTATGATATTCTGCAGCACCTGTAACAACACTCAGAGGACAGCATTGCTACTCCGGAATCTTGGATTCACTGCCATCCCCCTCCATGGACAGATGAGTCAG agCAAGCGCCTAGGATCCCTTAATAAGTTTAAGGCAAAGGCTCGTTCCATTCTTCTAGCAACTGATGTGGCAAGCCGGGGTTTGGACATACCTCATGTGGATGTGGTTGTGAACTTTGACATTCCCACTCATTCCAAG GATTACATCCATCGAGTAGGTCGAACAGCTCGGGCTGGGCGCTCTGGAAAGGCCATCACCTTTGTCACCCA ATACGATGTGGAGCTCTTCCAGCGCATAGAACACTTAATTGGGAAGAGACTGCCTGTTTTCCCAACTCAGGATGACGAGGTTATGATGCTGACAGAACGTGTGACTGAAGCCCAAAGATTTGCCCGAATG GAGTTACGGGAGCATGGGGAAAAGAAGAAACGCACGCGGGAGGATGCCGGGGACAATGACGATACGGAGGGTGCCATCGGTGTCAGGAACAAGGTGGCTggagggaaaatgaagaaacGGAAAGGCCGTTAA